A single genomic interval of Fibrobacter sp. UWB13 harbors:
- a CDS encoding SDR family oxidoreductase — MIDVKGKWCLVTGGCRGVGRLIAIEMAKLGANLILQGRDKSHAEKVIAELAPYGVQVKAVGCNLENEAEIDAALAEIDSFGVQVDLVFNNAGLMSHYFSDYTTNTMDDFRQAMAVNFFAPMKIVYHFLPGMIKRGFGRMQLTTSGIANEPELAAYACAKAALTKFVKDFACKLNGTDVMMNVMDPGWLRTDLGGPNAPNAPETVVPGALVSVLLDDKKSGRWFSAQDYVGKSVADAVDAGRNVFA, encoded by the coding sequence ATGATTGATGTAAAAGGAAAATGGTGCTTGGTAACAGGTGGATGCCGTGGTGTCGGTCGTCTCATCGCTATCGAAATGGCTAAACTCGGTGCAAACCTCATTTTGCAGGGGCGCGACAAGAGCCATGCCGAAAAGGTCATTGCAGAACTTGCTCCGTATGGTGTACAAGTGAAGGCTGTGGGCTGTAATCTCGAAAACGAAGCTGAAATTGATGCTGCCCTTGCCGAAATCGATTCCTTTGGCGTACAGGTGGACCTCGTATTTAATAATGCCGGTCTCATGAGCCACTATTTTTCCGATTATACGACGAACACGATGGATGACTTCCGCCAGGCGATGGCGGTGAACTTCTTTGCGCCGATGAAAATTGTGTATCACTTTTTGCCGGGCATGATCAAGCGCGGTTTTGGTCGCATGCAGCTCACGACGAGCGGTATTGCCAATGAACCGGAACTTGCCGCTTACGCCTGTGCTAAGGCTGCTCTCACGAAGTTCGTGAAGGATTTTGCTTGCAAGCTGAACGGTACCGACGTGATGATGAATGTTATGGATCCGGGTTGGCTCCGTACGGATCTCGGTGGTCCGAATGCCCCGAACGCTCCGGAAACTGTTGTTCCTGGGGCTCTCGTGAGCGTGCTCCTCGATGACAAGAAGAGCGGTCGCTGGTTTAGCGCTCAGGATTACGTGGGCAAAAGCGTAGCTGATGCTGTAGACGCTGGTCGCAACGTCTTCGCTTAA
- a CDS encoding transketolase gives MQDSLVTKAADNVRILSAAMVQKAKSGHPGGAMGAADAITLLFAEFLRYDPDDANWMARDRFFMDPGHMSPLLYSELVLTNRLTLEDVKNFRQLGSRTPGHPEVDVALGIENSSGPLGIGHGIALGGAIAERFMVERFGSILEHKTVCLVSDGGLEEEIAYGVGRIAGHLKLSNLIFFYDANQVQLSCKTEDVMDHDFVKQYESWGFRVIECDGSNIAELRKAFKAAWAETEKPVLVYGHTTMAKGAIAEDGKSYEGAVSTHGQPLNAAGASTSATVKNLGGNPDDPFQVFDDVKAGFEARANELRKQVAEWKKAKAAWDKANAEKSATLNEWLSGKGLKIDLSKLNIKEGVATRVTSGTVLGYLAENYHNIICSSADLSNSDNTQAFLDKTGIFRANDFKGAFVQVGVAELTMGAIANGIALHGGLYPICATFFVFSDFMKPAIRMAALMGLPVKYVFTHDSFRVGEDGPTHQPIEHETQIRLLESLTKASGKAEMLVLRPADAYETLAAWEMAFENNDSPTALILTRQVVNTLPGENRYEAAKACRKGAYIVSDNTAAGKKPDLTLVANGSDVLLEHQAAELLRDEGKSVRVVSMISPALFLKQPKSYRDSIITPWTPVFAKSSGLPLLFAQVVGGFGKVSGLERFGASAPAGVLEKEFGYVPEAVAAAAKEYLAEYAKNVEDFKKANA, from the coding sequence GTGCAAGATTCATTAGTTACAAAAGCAGCTGACAACGTCCGTATCCTTTCTGCCGCAATGGTGCAGAAGGCCAAGTCCGGACATCCGGGTGGAGCCATGGGCGCCGCAGACGCCATCACGCTTTTGTTTGCTGAATTCTTGCGTTACGATCCGGACGATGCCAACTGGATGGCTCGCGACCGCTTCTTCATGGACCCGGGTCACATGAGTCCGCTCCTCTACTCCGAACTCGTCCTCACGAACCGCCTCACGCTCGAAGACGTGAAGAACTTCCGCCAGCTTGGCAGCCGCACTCCGGGCCATCCGGAAGTCGATGTCGCCCTCGGTATTGAAAACTCCTCGGGCCCGCTCGGTATCGGCCACGGCATTGCTCTCGGTGGCGCTATCGCTGAACGCTTCATGGTCGAACGCTTTGGCTCTATCCTCGAACACAAGACCGTCTGCCTCGTTTCTGACGGCGGTCTCGAAGAAGAAATTGCATACGGCGTGGGCCGCATTGCAGGTCACCTCAAGCTTTCGAACCTCATTTTCTTCTACGACGCAAACCAGGTCCAGCTTAGCTGCAAGACTGAAGACGTGATGGACCACGACTTCGTGAAGCAGTACGAATCCTGGGGCTTCCGCGTTATCGAATGCGACGGTTCCAACATTGCAGAACTTCGCAAGGCATTCAAGGCCGCTTGGGCTGAAACCGAAAAGCCGGTGCTCGTCTACGGTCACACCACGATGGCTAAGGGAGCAATCGCCGAAGATGGCAAGAGCTACGAAGGCGCTGTCTCTACGCACGGTCAGCCGCTCAATGCCGCAGGTGCTTCTACTTCTGCTACGGTCAAGAATCTCGGTGGCAATCCGGATGATCCGTTCCAGGTCTTTGACGATGTGAAGGCTGGCTTCGAAGCTCGCGCAAACGAACTCCGCAAGCAGGTCGCCGAATGGAAGAAGGCTAAGGCTGCTTGGGACAAGGCTAACGCCGAAAAGTCCGCTACCCTCAACGAATGGCTCTCGGGCAAGGGTCTCAAAATCGACCTCTCCAAGCTCAACATCAAGGAAGGTGTTGCCACTCGCGTCACGAGCGGTACAGTTCTTGGCTACCTCGCCGAAAATTATCACAACATCATCTGCAGCTCTGCAGACCTTTCGAACTCCGACAACACGCAGGCATTCCTCGACAAGACGGGCATCTTCCGCGCTAACGACTTCAAGGGTGCATTTGTCCAGGTCGGCGTTGCTGAACTCACGATGGGTGCCATTGCAAACGGTATCGCTCTCCACGGCGGTCTCTATCCGATTTGCGCAACGTTCTTTGTCTTCAGTGACTTCATGAAGCCGGCAATCCGTATGGCCGCTCTCATGGGCCTCCCGGTCAAGTACGTGTTCACGCACGACAGCTTCCGCGTGGGTGAAGACGGCCCGACGCACCAGCCGATCGAACACGAAACGCAGATTCGTTTGCTCGAAAGCCTCACGAAGGCTAGCGGCAAGGCCGAAATGCTCGTGCTCCGCCCGGCAGACGCATACGAAACTCTCGCTGCATGGGAAATGGCTTTTGAAAACAACGACAGCCCGACGGCTCTCATCCTCACTCGCCAGGTCGTGAACACGCTTCCGGGTGAAAACCGCTACGAAGCTGCCAAGGCTTGCCGAAAGGGCGCTTACATTGTCAGCGACAACACTGCCGCAGGCAAGAAGCCGGATCTTACTTTGGTTGCAAACGGCAGTGACGTTCTCCTCGAACACCAGGCTGCTGAACTCCTCCGCGACGAAGGCAAGTCCGTGCGCGTAGTTTCCATGATTAGCCCGGCTCTCTTCCTCAAGCAGCCGAAATCCTACCGCGACAGTATCATCACTCCGTGGACTCCTGTGTTTGCAAAGTCTAGCGGTCTTCCGCTCCTGTTCGCCCAGGTCGTGGGTGGTTTCGGTAAGGTCTCCGGTCTCGAACGCTTCGGTGCTTCTGCTCCGGCAGGCGTCCTCGAAAAGGAATTCGGTTACGTTCCGGAAGCTGTTGCTGCAGCTGCTAAGGAATACCTCGCTGAATACGCCAAGAACGTCGAAGACTTCAAGAAAGCTAACGCTTAA
- a CDS encoding EAL domain-containing protein, protein MSDAGEKKIPEGIRNELEHSEVPLAVYRFVDGHIQTILVSDGLVRWQAPGCTREDLLKFLDTDMYRDVHREDIVFVATKAKEFAKSKDGRYEVVYRQKLYGKDEYRTLHAQGYHRVLDDGSECAIVIYDDVTSACETCRDFRNEFDNGLMEFLNNDSVEPFVIVDAKTHEIYMLSASVDKVWTPVKAFDSGITFEEYFFDPNEVQLITLDEVLEKGEVLVPNSRTGGDLILKASLIKWHGKDAIFHRISERTDRYFDTLTGLPNMEYCRMRGESYVTDIRIAGGTPSVIFFDIVGMKLYNNANGYGKGDEFLLNFAATLKKIFPNNLICRMANDHFTVVADMKNIEKKLCEIRKYVKSVVSKISMDVNIGVCKIDDFETMVDACEKAKIACKVQKQSSDNFFRYYDEDLRKTLVLQNYVVNHIDEAINNGYIKVYYQPVVRTITETFCGMEALARWVDPQYGFLNPAVFIGALEESRQIHKLDSHVINIVCKEMRAELDAGKPIVPVSFNLSRLDFIGCDIFDVVERALKKYSIDREYIRVEITESIMASDSYVQSEIQRFRLVGYEVWMDDFGSGYSSLNTLKDYKFDELKIDMAFLSNFNDASRTIISSTVRMAKNLGLKTLAEGVETKEQMDFLKGIGCEKVQGYYYGKPQPLKDTMKHMESIGMAVEDHNARVVYSKLGSLDYLVDSPKGILSYKDGLFKFLFVNKQLEEQISSLGFAHIEDVEKAINDPKDPAYYTLHEAEKAAYTGPREITYAARGSYVFLSGYLIADIEGTHIYDMSLRNTHVSAFDISSSSSKITSLPTDAKTILLADTNPQNRAFLESVLRSNYNLLLAEDGEQVLNFLLEYGNRISLALVDAALPKIDGFKIIQKFHGDKHEFQMPFIVMTDNEELAKESVRLGAYQSILTPIKNKDQVKSKIDDAIKNTELLHQLALNYMEYVPGGVILLEAVSGDILYVNGRALEIFDCDNVDDFRSLAGNKFEGAVLPEDYAAVGETLETLFRSRSALPSQTTYRVRTKKGFVKRIYHVGRYFRDTPYGRILSVFVSEDDMALKNYFGRKNAFKIFMASGEATHTKSYEPGYKGYLFWNLTRNSPVIRMDGISYIPKELTGKYTYDAHFDYLVKLMSKDSVNIQKTTAYTREKLILAYANKRAVPSLNLNYNFKNGWFSIKSTFDMMADPDTGDVILKLQNENNTDVEAYKELTDAVVLNLYDQIIYLDGNTDRLLSLSCLEGKPMYVQRSISDSIENLCKLFQMPLCSVEAFMERANRNSASGETYGRTLTLEDGHVKFVRAKALYNGSNKYIITVSDVTHAKNELI, encoded by the coding sequence ATGTCTGATGCTGGTGAAAAAAAGATTCCTGAGGGGATACGGAATGAATTAGAGCATTCCGAAGTTCCGCTTGCTGTCTACCGATTTGTAGATGGTCATATTCAGACTATTCTTGTTTCTGATGGACTTGTTCGTTGGCAGGCTCCTGGTTGTACACGTGAAGATTTGTTGAAGTTCCTCGATACGGACATGTACAGGGATGTCCATCGTGAAGACATTGTTTTTGTAGCGACTAAGGCTAAAGAATTTGCAAAATCCAAGGATGGTCGTTACGAGGTTGTTTACCGTCAAAAATTGTATGGCAAGGACGAATACCGTACGTTGCATGCTCAAGGTTACCATCGTGTTTTGGATGATGGCTCAGAATGTGCAATCGTTATTTATGACGATGTGACTTCCGCTTGTGAAACATGTAGAGATTTTCGCAATGAATTCGATAATGGCTTGATGGAGTTCTTGAACAATGACAGCGTAGAGCCTTTTGTCATTGTCGATGCCAAAACTCATGAAATCTATATGCTCAGTGCGTCTGTTGATAAAGTTTGGACGCCTGTAAAAGCTTTTGATTCCGGCATTACGTTTGAAGAGTATTTCTTTGACCCCAATGAAGTCCAGCTTATCACACTTGACGAGGTTCTTGAAAAAGGAGAAGTCCTTGTTCCGAATTCCCGTACCGGCGGTGACTTGATTTTGAAAGCTTCCTTAATCAAGTGGCATGGCAAGGATGCGATTTTCCATAGAATAAGCGAAAGGACGGACCGTTATTTTGATACATTGACGGGACTTCCGAATATGGAATATTGCCGCATGCGTGGCGAAAGTTATGTTACTGATATCAGGATTGCTGGCGGAACGCCTTCGGTCATATTCTTTGACATTGTCGGGATGAAACTCTACAATAACGCCAATGGCTACGGCAAGGGCGATGAATTTTTGCTCAATTTTGCGGCAACGCTAAAAAAAATATTCCCGAATAACTTGATTTGTCGCATGGCGAATGACCATTTTACGGTCGTTGCTGACATGAAAAACATCGAGAAAAAACTTTGTGAAATCCGCAAATATGTCAAGAGTGTCGTTTCCAAGATTTCGATGGATGTGAACATCGGGGTCTGTAAGATTGATGATTTTGAAACGATGGTCGATGCCTGCGAAAAGGCTAAGATTGCATGCAAGGTTCAGAAACAGTCTAGTGATAACTTTTTCCGTTATTACGATGAAGATTTGCGCAAGACGCTTGTGCTGCAGAACTACGTGGTAAACCACATTGACGAGGCTATAAATAATGGTTACATCAAGGTTTACTACCAGCCGGTGGTCCGTACGATTACGGAAACTTTCTGCGGTATGGAAGCGCTGGCCCGTTGGGTGGATCCGCAATATGGTTTTTTGAATCCGGCGGTCTTTATTGGCGCTCTCGAAGAATCTCGCCAGATCCATAAGCTTGATAGCCACGTCATTAACATTGTCTGTAAGGAAATGCGAGCGGAACTGGATGCTGGCAAACCGATTGTCCCTGTGTCCTTTAACCTTTCGCGTCTGGACTTTATCGGCTGCGATATCTTTGATGTCGTGGAACGAGCTCTTAAAAAATACAGCATTGACCGAGAATACATCCGAGTCGAAATTACAGAAAGCATCATGGCTTCGGATTCCTATGTCCAAAGCGAAATCCAGAGATTCCGTTTGGTCGGTTACGAAGTCTGGATGGACGACTTTGGCAGTGGATACTCTTCGCTCAATACGCTTAAGGATTACAAGTTCGATGAGCTAAAAATCGACATGGCGTTCCTTTCGAACTTTAACGATGCCTCTCGCACGATTATCAGTTCCACGGTTCGCATGGCGAAAAATCTTGGGCTAAAGACTCTTGCCGAAGGTGTCGAGACCAAGGAACAGATGGATTTCTTGAAGGGCATCGGTTGCGAAAAGGTCCAGGGGTACTATTACGGAAAACCTCAGCCGTTAAAGGATACCATGAAACACATGGAATCCATTGGTATGGCTGTCGAAGACCATAATGCACGTGTGGTTTATTCCAAATTGGGAAGCTTAGACTACCTTGTGGATTCTCCTAAGGGAATTCTCTCTTATAAGGATGGCTTGTTTAAGTTCTTGTTTGTGAACAAGCAGCTCGAAGAGCAGATATCGAGCCTTGGCTTTGCCCATATTGAAGATGTTGAAAAGGCTATCAATGACCCAAAGGATCCTGCATACTACACGCTGCACGAAGCTGAAAAGGCGGCTTATACGGGTCCGCGTGAAATAACGTATGCCGCTCGTGGTTCGTATGTCTTCTTGAGTGGATACCTGATTGCCGATATCGAAGGTACCCATATTTACGACATGTCGTTGCGCAATACGCATGTGAGCGCCTTTGATATCTCTTCATCGAGTAGTAAGATTACGTCGCTCCCGACAGATGCAAAGACAATCTTGCTTGCCGATACGAATCCGCAGAACCGCGCTTTCCTTGAAAGTGTCTTGAGATCGAATTACAACTTGCTGCTTGCCGAGGATGGCGAACAGGTGCTCAATTTCTTGCTGGAGTATGGTAACCGTATTTCGTTAGCGCTGGTGGATGCCGCTCTTCCGAAAATCGATGGCTTCAAGATTATTCAGAAATTCCATGGCGACAAGCATGAATTCCAGATGCCGTTTATCGTGATGACCGATAACGAAGAATTGGCAAAGGAAAGTGTCCGCTTGGGGGCTTATCAGTCAATCCTTACGCCGATTAAGAATAAGGATCAGGTCAAGTCGAAAATTGACGATGCCATCAAGAATACGGAACTGCTCCACCAGCTTGCGCTGAACTATATGGAATACGTCCCGGGTGGAGTTATCCTTTTGGAAGCTGTCAGTGGGGATATCCTGTATGTGAATGGCCGTGCGCTAGAAATCTTCGATTGCGATAACGTTGACGATTTCCGCAGCTTGGCGGGTAATAAGTTTGAGGGGGCTGTTCTTCCAGAAGATTATGCTGCCGTTGGTGAAACTCTTGAAACTCTGTTCCGGAGTAGGAGTGCTCTGCCTTCACAAACGACATACAGAGTCAGGACCAAGAAGGGATTTGTCAAACGTATTTACCATGTGGGTCGTTATTTTAGGGATACACCGTATGGACGCATTTTGTCGGTGTTTGTCTCTGAAGACGATATGGCTTTGAAAAATTACTTTGGTCGCAAGAATGCGTTCAAGATATTTATGGCGTCGGGCGAGGCTACTCATACCAAGTCGTATGAGCCGGGATACAAGGGATACTTGTTCTGGAATCTCACGAGGAATTCGCCGGTAATCAGGATGGACGGTATTTCGTATATTCCGAAAGAACTTACGGGTAAGTACACTTATGACGCCCACTTTGACTATTTGGTGAAATTGATGTCAAAGGATAGCGTCAATATTCAAAAAACGACTGCCTATACCCGTGAAAAGTTGATTCTTGCCTATGCGAATAAGCGAGCGGTCCCTTCGCTGAACTTGAATTACAATTTTAAGAATGGTTGGTTCTCCATCAAATCGACTTTTGACATGATGGCAGACCCGGATACGGGTGACGTGATTTTGAAACTCCAGAATGAAAATAATACGGATGTCGAAGCCTACAAGGAATTGACGGATGCGGTCGTTTTGAATCTGTATGACCAGATCATCTACCTCGATGGCAATACGGATAGGCTACTGAGTCTTTCTTGCCTTGAAGGTAAGCCTATGTATGTCCAAAGGTCTATTTCTGATTCGATAGAGAATCTCTGCAAGTTGTTCCAGATGCCGCTTTGCTCTGTGGAAGCGTTTATGGAACGGGCTAATCGAAATAGTGCTTCTGGTGAAACTTATGGCAGAACTCTGACGCTTGAAGATGGACATGTGAAGTTCGTTCGCGCAAAAGCGCTGTATAATGGTTCTAACAAGTACATCATTACCGTTTCGGATGTTACGCATGCCAAAAATGAATTGATATAA
- the argC gene encoding N-acetyl-gamma-glutamyl-phosphate reductase produces MFKIFVDGEAGTTGLQIFERLAKRNDLEILKINPELRKDVNERQKMINESDVTFLCLPDAASMESAALCTNPNTRIIDASTAHRVNPAWTYGMPELSAEQREAISKSKRIANPGCHASGFILGVHPLVASGILPKSANLAAYSITGYSGGGKKLIAEYEAEEALSHKAGESKAIMAPAPYALALAHKHLPEMKKYCGLENVPFFNPVLGPYYKGMAVTVAIFPNMLTKKVGPQDLTEILAKHYEGSKFVKVLPYEAAPVLFNGRLDPTVCNDTNNARIQVFGNENIMQVTTIIDNLGKGASGAAIQNMNIALGLDETIGLV; encoded by the coding sequence ATGTTCAAGATATTCGTAGATGGCGAAGCAGGGACCACTGGCCTGCAAATTTTCGAGAGACTTGCCAAGCGTAACGACCTGGAAATTCTCAAGATCAATCCAGAACTCCGCAAGGACGTGAACGAACGCCAGAAGATGATCAATGAATCAGATGTGACGTTCCTTTGCCTCCCGGACGCAGCGTCCATGGAAAGTGCCGCCCTCTGCACGAATCCGAACACGCGCATCATCGACGCCTCCACGGCTCATCGCGTGAACCCGGCTTGGACATACGGTATGCCGGAACTTTCTGCTGAACAGCGCGAAGCGATTTCCAAGAGCAAGCGCATTGCAAACCCCGGTTGCCACGCCTCGGGATTTATCCTCGGCGTCCATCCGCTCGTTGCCTCGGGAATCCTCCCGAAGAGCGCAAACCTTGCCGCTTACAGCATCACCGGTTACTCCGGCGGCGGCAAGAAGCTCATCGCCGAATATGAAGCCGAAGAAGCCCTCAGCCACAAGGCTGGCGAATCGAAGGCTATCATGGCTCCCGCCCCGTACGCGCTTGCGCTCGCCCACAAGCACCTCCCCGAAATGAAGAAGTACTGCGGACTCGAAAACGTCCCGTTCTTCAACCCGGTGCTTGGCCCCTACTACAAGGGTATGGCCGTGACGGTCGCCATCTTCCCGAACATGCTCACGAAGAAGGTCGGTCCGCAGGACTTGACCGAAATCCTCGCCAAGCATTACGAAGGTTCGAAGTTCGTGAAGGTTTTGCCGTACGAAGCCGCTCCGGTACTCTTCAACGGTCGCTTGGACCCCACGGTCTGTAACGACACGAACAACGCTCGCATCCAAGTTTTCGGCAACGAAAACATCATGCAGGTCACGACGATCATCGACAACCTCGGCAAGGGTGCTAGCGGCGCAGCTATTCAAAACATGAATATCGCGCTCGGTCTCGACGAAACGATCGGTTTGGTCTAG
- a CDS encoding YchJ family protein, producing the protein MANDLCPCGSGKAYCDCCEPIIKKTTLAPSPEALMRSRYTAYAKHEIAWLKESLEATQRDDFDEPSVEAWSRESEWLGIEIKQTKTEEEKNIGWVEFVARFKQGNITRNHHELGEFHKVGGAWYFYDGRAVKQETVRHEGPVVGRNDPCPCGSGKKYKKCCGANK; encoded by the coding sequence ATGGCTAACGATTTATGCCCGTGCGGTTCTGGCAAAGCATATTGCGACTGCTGCGAACCGATTATTAAGAAGACAACTCTCGCCCCGTCCCCGGAAGCTTTGATGCGCTCCCGTTACACCGCTTACGCCAAGCACGAAATTGCATGGCTTAAGGAATCCCTCGAAGCCACCCAGCGTGACGACTTTGACGAACCGAGCGTAGAAGCTTGGAGCCGTGAATCTGAATGGCTCGGCATCGAAATCAAGCAGACCAAGACCGAAGAAGAAAAGAACATTGGCTGGGTCGAATTTGTCGCTCGCTTCAAGCAGGGCAACATCACCCGCAACCACCACGAACTTGGCGAATTCCACAAGGTCGGCGGTGCATGGTACTTCTATGATGGTCGTGCCGTGAAGCAGGAAACTGTCCGCCACGAAGGTCCGGTTGTCGGTCGTAACGACCCGTGCCCGTGCGGTTCCGGCAAGAAGTACAAGAAGTGCTGCGGCGCTAACAAGTAA
- a CDS encoding helix-turn-helix domain-containing protein, whose translation MNYETLLFHEAIRLLIISVRQKQQHTQQSLSIESGISRQFISQLECGKRIPSIDTLCQLAIALKTSISCLSVELDRIYQQLFWQRHAQRNETSTDCSAENAAENRNFGLEYIRKTGGLDRL comes from the coding sequence ATGAATTACGAGACACTCCTATTCCATGAAGCCATACGGCTTCTTATAATTTCGGTTCGACAAAAACAGCAGCACACGCAACAATCGCTGTCCATCGAATCAGGAATTTCTAGACAGTTCATATCGCAATTGGAATGCGGGAAGCGAATTCCATCGATAGATACACTCTGCCAACTCGCAATTGCGCTGAAGACAAGCATCAGTTGTCTTTCAGTCGAACTTGACCGAATCTACCAGCAACTTTTTTGGCAAAGGCATGCACAGCGAAACGAAACATCCACGGATTGTTCAGCAGAAAATGCCGCCGAAAACAGGAATTTTGGGCTAGAATACATACGCAAGACAGGAGGGTTAGACAGGCTTTAG
- the rlmN gene encoding 23S rRNA (adenine(2503)-C(2))-methyltransferase RlmN, giving the protein MEWQRNIKTLTTDELKAWLRDVDEKPYRADQIQKWLFCQQVRSYDEMVNISPALREKMAKQFTLCGLKEDQRSVSVDGTVKWLFETEDGHHIETVMIPANGRYSVCVSTQVGCAMNCAFCRTAKMGFTRNLEAGEILEEIINVNWYLKDNGFMNEEGGVAQVTNIIFMGMGEPLNNLENVHRVCCTLHNQKLFNMGAKRMTVSTSGVVPKIKELVDRNTPCCLAVSLNSTNNEYRSSVMPVNKTWPIEKLLEAVDEYIRRTDNYVTFEFVLIQNITCTPKAAKELIRICAPRRVKVNAIVLNDGDDPTLHAPTPEEVEDFLAAVRAAEIQITIRNPRGRDILAACGQLAYKKEGKEC; this is encoded by the coding sequence ATGGAATGGCAGCGCAATATAAAAACTTTGACAACCGACGAGCTCAAAGCTTGGCTTCGGGATGTTGACGAAAAGCCCTACCGCGCCGACCAAATTCAAAAATGGCTATTCTGCCAGCAGGTGCGTAGCTACGATGAGATGGTAAACATCTCCCCTGCCCTCCGCGAAAAAATGGCAAAACAGTTCACGCTTTGCGGTCTCAAGGAAGACCAGCGTTCTGTTTCTGTCGATGGAACGGTCAAGTGGCTTTTTGAGACCGAAGACGGTCACCATATCGAAACCGTGATGATCCCGGCAAACGGTCGCTATTCCGTTTGCGTTTCGACCCAGGTCGGCTGCGCCATGAACTGCGCATTCTGCCGCACCGCCAAGATGGGATTCACGCGTAACCTCGAAGCAGGCGAAATTCTCGAAGAAATCATCAACGTCAACTGGTACTTGAAGGACAACGGCTTCATGAACGAAGAAGGCGGAGTCGCCCAGGTGACGAATATCATTTTCATGGGCATGGGCGAACCGCTCAACAACCTCGAGAACGTCCACCGCGTCTGCTGCACGCTGCACAACCAGAAACTTTTCAACATGGGCGCAAAGCGCATGACCGTGAGCACTTCGGGTGTCGTCCCGAAGATCAAGGAGCTCGTGGACAGGAACACGCCCTGCTGCCTCGCGGTAAGCCTCAACAGCACGAACAACGAATACCGTTCGTCCGTGATGCCGGTAAACAAGACTTGGCCTATCGAAAAACTTTTGGAAGCGGTTGACGAATACATCCGTCGCACCGATAATTATGTGACGTTCGAGTTCGTGCTCATCCAGAACATCACCTGCACGCCCAAGGCTGCAAAAGAGCTCATCCGCATCTGCGCCCCGCGCCGCGTGAAGGTAAATGCCATCGTGCTAAACGACGGCGATGACCCGACGCTCCACGCCCCCACCCCCGAAGAGGTGGAAGATTTCCTCGCCGCCGTGCGAGCAGCTGAAATTCAAATAACGATCCGCAATCCGCGCGGTAGGGATATCCTTGCTGCGTGTGGACAATTAGCGTACAAAAAGGAAGGTAAAGAATGTTAA
- a CDS encoding methyltransferase, translating to MLTQNLPEFWDNLYAEGKDYWNFKKATPALIEFFKHPSCPAEGSVLIPGAGFGYDAEAWALRGHEVLAVDFAPTAVDELDHLSRKHKNLRSLDLDLFTLSPKDAKRGGQQFDIIYDYGTFSAIHPGRRDEFFEVCYKMMKDDGVFICLMYPLMNGKTMQGPPHCMSEGELMARLDGVFDIVERIKPTNSIPGREGKEEFWLMKKCL from the coding sequence ATGTTAACGCAAAACCTCCCGGAATTCTGGGATAATCTTTATGCCGAAGGCAAGGACTACTGGAATTTCAAGAAGGCGACTCCAGCCCTGATTGAATTTTTTAAGCACCCATCCTGCCCTGCAGAGGGCTCCGTGCTGATTCCAGGTGCCGGGTTCGGCTACGATGCCGAAGCATGGGCTTTGCGTGGACACGAAGTTTTGGCAGTCGACTTTGCTCCGACCGCTGTTGATGAACTGGACCACTTGAGCCGCAAGCACAAGAACTTGCGCTCCCTCGACCTCGACTTGTTCACCCTTTCTCCGAAGGATGCCAAGCGCGGCGGTCAGCAGTTCGACATCATTTATGACTACGGCACGTTCTCGGCTATCCATCCGGGTCGCCGCGACGAATTCTTCGAAGTCTGCTACAAGATGATGAAGGACGATGGCGTGTTCATCTGCCTCATGTACCCGCTCATGAACGGCAAGACCATGCAGGGCCCTCCGCACTGCATGAGTGAAGGCGAACTCATGGCTCGTCTGGACGGTGTGTTCGACATTGTTGAACGCATCAAGCCCACGAACAGCATTCCGGGCCGCGAAGGCAAGGAAGAGTTCTGGCTCATGAAGAAGTGCCTGTAA